From Miscanthus floridulus cultivar M001 chromosome 15, ASM1932011v1, whole genome shotgun sequence, the proteins below share one genomic window:
- the LOC136507468 gene encoding uncharacterized protein — MAGTHWTALRDVLPAYQRIMTVSVGSGRDTSFWHDTWLAEGPLAELLLAIYNNFHGRAMSVHDVMEAGLHNLLQHRLTPQAATELQHPEDLLQNVSLDDSPDQRESFFQGNGHRLKSGIIYRASTRGDHVCASFTFVWCNFAPPQVKFFIWLLTQDRIQCRSSLLCKNIVDDANCAICGEAVETADHIVLGCRFVHSFWTRIGWVPTDIAEVKQLWLSQAPPRIHKDVAHPFILLCCWEIWKHRNDVIFKGLPPSVDRLTTACRQSVCS; from the coding sequence ATGGCTGGAACGCACTGGACAGCGCTACGAGACGTTCTCCCAGCTTACCAGCGAATCATGACAGTATCAGTGGGTAGCGGCCGGGACACATCCTTCTGGCACGACACCTGGCTCGCCGAGGGCCCTCTGGCGGAGCTGCTGTTGGCGATCTACAACAACTTTCATGGTCGCGCGATGTCAGTGCACGACGTCATGGAGGCAGGCCTGCACAACCTACTCCAACACCGCCTCACTCCCCAAGCGGCGACAGAGCTTCAGCACCCAGAAGATCTCCTTCAAAACGTTTCCCTCGACGACTCACCAGATCAACGAGAGAGTTTCTTCCAGGGCAACGGCCATCGCCTAAAGTCCGGCATCATATACCGGGCGTCAACGCGCGGTGACCACGTCTGTGCCTCCTTCACATTCGTCTGGTGCAACTTCGCTCCTCCGCAGGTAAAGTTCTTCATCTGGCTTCTCACACAAGATCGTATACAATGCCGCTCCTCTCTCCTATGCAAAAACATTGTGGATGATGCAAACTGCGCCATATGCGGTGAGGCAGTGGAGACTGCAGATCACATCGTCTTGGGATGCCGATTCGTGCACTCCTTCTGGACCAGGATAGGTTGGGTGCCAACTGATATCGCCGAGGTCAAGCAGCTGTGGCTGTCTCAGGCGCCACCCAGGATTCACAAGGACGTCGCTCACCCCTTCATCTTGCTGTGTTGCTGGGAGATTTGGAAGCACCGAAATGACGTCATATTCAAAGGACTGCCACCGAGCGTAGATCGTCTGACGACGGCCTGTAGACAGTCAGTATGCTCTTAG